The Echinicola rosea genome has a segment encoding these proteins:
- a CDS encoding response regulator, giving the protein MSESKKVLVAEDSSVIINLTKNVLLFENYEITAVKNGKQVLDKLAEEDYDLILMDINMPKMDGIECTKAIRALSDPKKAAIPVIAITGNYKNYTMEDFKQAGLNDYLQKPLDYDLLLSTVKKHLGPK; this is encoded by the coding sequence ATGAGCGAGAGCAAAAAAGTTTTAGTAGCTGAAGACAGTTCGGTGATTATCAACCTGACTAAAAACGTTCTGTTGTTTGAAAATTATGAAATTACCGCTGTCAAAAACGGCAAACAAGTTCTGGATAAACTAGCAGAGGAAGATTATGACCTAATCCTTATGGATATCAACATGCCCAAAATGGACGGTATCGAATGTACCAAGGCCATCCGGGCACTTAGCGATCCTAAAAAAGCTGCCATTCCAGTCATAGCCATTACGGGCAATTACAAAAACTACACCATGGAGGACTTTAAACAGGCGGGGCTCAATGATTACCTCCAGAAGCCACTGGACTATGACCTATTGCTATCCACCGTCAAAAAACACCTTGGCCCAAAATAA
- a CDS encoding Hpt domain-containing response regulator: MENKRILIVDDNNLNRKVFENIICHNFPFSSAENGQDAIDKIKCERFDLILMDIQMPVMDGITALKIIKAEGLTAAPVIAISAYSDQTDRDYFLSAGFDDFIDKPVKPKDLLESISNHLHKNTLESSNQPSGDDQDILDKKVYNQLKKYNSNEDIKTVYEDFFEEAQTLLDEIKLLIDQGNYSEIDEKLHILKGNSGTLGATILFKHASILEQKLKDSKYNGIIEDYLTLEYQLKVFKSHLEELNNLS; this comes from the coding sequence ATGGAAAACAAAAGGATATTAATAGTTGACGATAACAACCTGAACAGAAAAGTTTTTGAAAACATCATCTGTCACAATTTCCCATTTTCATCAGCTGAAAACGGTCAGGATGCTATTGATAAAATAAAATGTGAAAGGTTTGACCTGATCTTAATGGATATCCAAATGCCCGTGATGGATGGCATCACCGCACTTAAGATCATCAAAGCAGAAGGACTCACTGCTGCGCCCGTCATCGCCATATCGGCGTATTCTGACCAGACAGACCGTGACTATTTTTTATCTGCAGGTTTTGACGATTTTATCGACAAACCCGTAAAGCCCAAGGACCTACTGGAAAGTATCAGCAACCACCTTCATAAAAACACCTTGGAATCATCCAATCAACCATCAGGTGATGATCAAGACATACTGGATAAAAAGGTGTACAACCAGCTGAAAAAATACAACTCCAATGAAGACATCAAAACGGTCTATGAAGACTTTTTTGAAGAAGCCCAGACACTCTTGGATGAAATCAAGTTGTTAATTGATCAGGGAAATTATTCAGAAATTGATGAAAAACTTCATATATTAAAAGGAAACTCTGGTACTTTGGGGGCGACGATATTGTTTAAGCATGCCAGTATTTTGGAACAAAAATTAAAAGACTCAAAATATAATGGTATTATTGAAGATTATTTAACATTAGAATATCAACTCAAGGTATTCAAATCGCATTTGGAAGAATTAAACAACCTATCTTAA
- the miaA gene encoding tRNA (adenosine(37)-N6)-dimethylallyltransferase MiaA yields the protein MIKNNKYLLVVAGPTAVGKTELCIKLAKKFQTAIISSDSRQFYKETDIGTAKPSHAEMQGVPHYFVNNLSIHDDYDVRQFEKDALLVLDDLFQTNDVVIMTGGSGLYIDAICNGFDAIPEVDPEIRRSLNQLYQDEGITALQEKLAELDPDYYKQVDSHNPQRLIRGCEVTIGTGKPFSSYRKRNKINRPFQVIKVGLKRERQELYDRINLRMDQMIAAGLFDEAERLFPFRQLNALQTVGYSEIFGYLEGRYDKDEAVRLLKRNSRRYAKRQMTWFRKDEEMQWFAPDEYEKVVMFVQDQMGR from the coding sequence TTGATAAAAAATAATAAATATCTTCTTGTGGTAGCCGGGCCTACAGCTGTAGGCAAAACCGAATTGTGCATAAAGCTAGCTAAAAAATTTCAAACTGCTATCATATCTTCTGATAGTCGGCAATTTTATAAAGAAACCGATATTGGTACAGCCAAACCTTCCCATGCTGAAATGCAAGGTGTTCCTCATTATTTTGTAAACAACTTGTCTATTCATGATGATTATGATGTACGGCAATTTGAAAAAGACGCCCTGTTGGTTTTGGATGATTTGTTTCAGACTAATGATGTGGTCATCATGACGGGAGGATCCGGGCTCTATATTGATGCCATCTGCAATGGTTTTGATGCGATTCCCGAGGTCGATCCAGAAATTAGGCGATCACTGAATCAGCTATACCAAGATGAAGGCATCACTGCTTTGCAGGAAAAATTAGCAGAATTGGATCCCGATTATTATAAGCAGGTCGATAGCCATAATCCGCAACGCTTGATCAGGGGCTGTGAGGTGACAATTGGGACAGGAAAGCCGTTTAGTAGTTATCGAAAAAGGAATAAAATCAATCGGCCATTTCAAGTGATCAAAGTGGGGCTGAAACGAGAGCGGCAGGAGCTCTACGACCGAATCAACCTGCGTATGGATCAGATGATAGCCGCGGGATTGTTTGACGAAGCCGAAAGATTGTTCCCGTTTCGCCAATTAAACGCTTTGCAAACAGTGGGATATTCTGAAATATTTGGTTATTTGGAGGGGAGATATGATAAAGATGAAGCGGTAAGATTGCTGAAACGAAACTCCAGGAGGTATGCCAAAAGGCAGATGACTTGGTTTAGGAAAGATGAGGAGATGCAATGGTTCGCTCCAGATGAGTATGAAAAAGTGGTGATGTTTGTTCAGGATCAAATGGGCCGGTGA
- the pfkA gene encoding 6-phosphofructokinase, protein MKKIAVLTSGGDAPGMNACIRAVVRTGIFHGMEMYGIMYGYDGMINGEIQKMESHAVSNIVQRGGTILKSARSEKFRTKEGRKIAYEQLQKLGIEGLVAIGGDGTFTGAKVFYEEYGIPTIGCPGTIDNDIYGTDFTIGFDTAINTALEAIDKIRDTAAAHDRIFFIEVMGRDSGYIAVECGLGGGAEMVMVPETKTTLHEVVEKLKGSRKTKTSSVIVVAEGDEEGSAAEIMEKVKNIIDDETKDFKVTTLGHIQRGGSPTGKDRMLASRCGMAAVEGLMSGQANCMAGIIHDEVVYTSFEDCITKNKPLNRDTLKLIEILSI, encoded by the coding sequence ATGAAGAAAATTGCTGTATTAACCTCGGGAGGAGATGCGCCTGGCATGAATGCTTGCATCAGGGCGGTGGTCCGTACCGGGATTTTCCATGGGATGGAAATGTACGGAATCATGTATGGCTACGATGGCATGATCAATGGTGAAATCCAAAAAATGGAATCCCATGCTGTAAGTAACATTGTCCAGCGTGGCGGTACCATCCTTAAATCTGCCCGTAGTGAAAAATTCCGTACCAAAGAAGGTCGAAAGATCGCCTACGAACAATTACAGAAACTTGGCATCGAGGGACTCGTCGCCATTGGGGGTGACGGTACGTTTACGGGAGCCAAGGTGTTTTACGAGGAATATGGAATCCCTACCATAGGATGCCCTGGCACCATTGACAATGACATTTATGGTACCGACTTTACGATCGGATTTGACACTGCCATTAATACGGCCTTGGAAGCTATCGACAAAATCAGGGATACGGCTGCAGCACACGACAGGATCTTCTTTATCGAAGTGATGGGAAGGGACAGTGGCTATATCGCTGTAGAGTGTGGCCTAGGAGGCGGAGCAGAAATGGTCATGGTACCGGAAACCAAAACCACCCTTCATGAAGTAGTGGAAAAACTGAAAGGCTCCCGCAAAACCAAAACATCCAGTGTCATCGTAGTGGCCGAAGGGGATGAGGAAGGCAGCGCTGCCGAAATCATGGAAAAGGTCAAAAACATCATCGATGACGAAACGAAAGACTTCAAGGTGACCACACTTGGACACATCCAACGAGGTGGAAGCCCTACCGGAAAAGACCGAATGCTCGCAAGTAGGTGTGGCATGGCTGCGGTGGAAGGCCTTATGAGTGGTCAGGCCAATTGCATGGCCGGCATTATCCATGACGAAGTGGTCTATACAAGTTTTGAAGACTGTATCACCAAAAACAAACCCCTAAATAGAGACACCCTAAAACTTATCGAAATCTTAAGTATATAA
- a CDS encoding Ig-like domain-containing protein, with amino-acid sequence MKRTLLFCIIGVMLYRIAYPFSGEPVPGAPPVITTTPGYTEFEPGDGAVTIDGGVTATDEDSPKASKAIVKLANLLDGGNEIMNIGPDVVDLANDSGLTINYNFTSGELTITGEADFSVYQRIFREVTYNNLSPFPDTEDRVVVYTVFDTEGNQSAEQSRIIKIKNVPAVITEVTTVADGLYGIGDKVSIVLVFNRPVWVNGGEPDLTLQIGDQTVSASYTAGSGSNELEFSYTVEEGDLDEDGIGLTEEVNVGGASIVDSEEEAADLTIGQLPNTSGVQVDGIRPIVSQVMLPEDATYSVCGGSALEFTLDMSEPVTVNGPVVLQVVLDSGEILANLDTEKSSAERLIFTYEIISGDVDEDGIEVVALQVEEEGIMDLAGNALIDLELESTEIPAQNSIIIDGSAPPPPQVTGISPDTGTSDGDQITNTSSITITGTAEPNLAVSLLANDEKVGEVTADDSGDWAFDATELAWEEGQYELAAVSVDGACNASESSNKLSITIDMNGPVISTVDQEITLGENGEASIAVNALVEAVSDNFSSSDEIVLSLDQDLFTCDDLGENEVSVTATDIAGNVTETIAMVTVTHSEALSFVVEEVEVSLDENGAAEVSYTDMVTGLSGTCLGLEDFSYELSRSSFGCADLGEVSVDVLVTGDQGFAETLTTSILVVDSTSPTITGTEENIDIYVDASGEYVLEDYLSVLSISDNCTVVSQVQVPAEGTVLSGYETPHPITVTAVDQAGNESVYEFTITLKSNIIASLIDPEMLTVSWGTAPEDLPLPMQVEAVLVSGVTVMVDVVWDIQQYDELVPGIYQNAGTLNLGDHYSYDGDHQPNLTIMVNEKSLPEDILLSDDEFSVEDDPNAPLGILTTVDEDDDQHTYALTGEYEDEQYFYILGDRLFWTSADMPDGQQEFTITVSSTDRMGNSISKTFMITRSKPDLDDLNISNVFSPNGDGINDSWGVSSLKFYGDVKLMVFERGGKMVFVTYDPEERWDGRYEGGDLPVGAYYYVIELGEERQKRRGVLNLIRN; translated from the coding sequence ATGAAAAGAACTCTACTCTTTTGCATTATTGGGGTAATGCTATACCGTATTGCGTACCCTTTTTCCGGAGAGCCAGTACCAGGAGCTCCACCCGTAATTACCACTACTCCAGGATATACGGAATTTGAGCCTGGAGATGGCGCCGTTACGATTGATGGCGGAGTGACCGCGACAGATGAGGATTCGCCAAAAGCCTCCAAAGCCATTGTCAAGCTTGCCAATCTGCTTGACGGCGGTAATGAAATTATGAATATCGGCCCTGACGTGGTGGACTTGGCCAATGATAGTGGTCTCACGATAAATTACAACTTTACGAGTGGTGAGTTGACCATTACGGGAGAGGCGGATTTTTCTGTTTACCAACGGATTTTCAGGGAGGTAACATATAATAACCTTTCGCCATTTCCAGATACTGAAGATAGGGTGGTAGTATATACGGTTTTTGATACTGAAGGTAATCAAAGTGCCGAGCAGTCCCGAATTATCAAAATCAAGAACGTCCCCGCTGTCATCACCGAAGTAACAACGGTGGCAGATGGCCTGTATGGTATTGGCGACAAGGTTTCCATAGTGCTGGTTTTCAACAGACCGGTATGGGTAAATGGCGGTGAGCCGGATCTGACCCTGCAAATTGGGGATCAGACTGTGTCAGCTAGCTATACTGCAGGTTCGGGATCTAATGAGCTGGAGTTCAGCTATACTGTGGAGGAAGGCGACCTTGATGAGGATGGCATAGGGCTGACGGAGGAAGTGAATGTGGGAGGAGCCAGCATTGTGGACAGCGAGGAGGAAGCGGCAGACCTTACGATTGGCCAGCTTCCCAACACTTCAGGTGTCCAGGTGGACGGTATCCGCCCAATTGTTTCCCAAGTGATGTTACCGGAAGATGCTACTTACTCGGTGTGTGGAGGAAGTGCCCTGGAGTTTACATTGGATATGAGTGAACCGGTCACCGTCAATGGGCCGGTAGTTTTGCAAGTGGTGTTGGATTCAGGTGAAATATTGGCCAATCTGGACACTGAGAAGAGCAGTGCCGAACGATTGATCTTTACCTATGAGATCATTTCAGGGGATGTGGACGAAGATGGAATTGAGGTGGTCGCATTGCAGGTAGAGGAAGAAGGGATCATGGATCTGGCAGGAAATGCTTTGATAGACCTAGAGTTGGAAAGTACGGAAATCCCTGCACAGAACAGTATTATCATAGATGGTTCTGCGCCACCACCACCCCAGGTAACTGGTATCAGCCCTGATACAGGAACTTCGGATGGCGACCAAATTACCAATACCTCCTCCATTACCATCACCGGCACAGCCGAGCCTAATCTAGCAGTCAGCCTTCTCGCCAATGACGAAAAAGTAGGCGAAGTAACAGCAGATGATAGTGGGGATTGGGCTTTTGACGCTACAGAACTGGCTTGGGAAGAGGGACAATATGAGCTTGCTGCCGTATCGGTAGATGGCGCTTGCAATGCCAGTGAGTCAAGTAATAAACTGTCGATAACCATAGATATGAATGGTCCAGTGATCAGTACCGTGGATCAGGAAATTACCTTAGGAGAGAATGGAGAGGCATCGATAGCGGTAAATGCCTTGGTGGAGGCGGTCAGTGATAATTTCTCCTCATCAGATGAAATAGTGCTTTCCTTGGATCAGGATTTATTTACCTGCGATGATTTGGGTGAAAATGAAGTGAGCGTTACGGCTACGGATATAGCTGGCAATGTGACTGAAACGATCGCCATGGTGACGGTGACCCACAGCGAGGCACTTTCATTTGTGGTGGAAGAAGTGGAGGTTTCCTTGGATGAAAATGGAGCAGCGGAAGTGTCTTATACCGACATGGTGACAGGACTTAGCGGGACTTGTTTGGGCTTGGAGGATTTTAGTTATGAATTGAGTAGGTCAAGTTTCGGTTGTGCAGACTTGGGAGAGGTCAGTGTGGATGTTTTGGTGACAGGTGATCAAGGATTTGCGGAAACGTTGACCACGTCTATACTTGTGGTAGATAGTACTTCTCCCACGATCACAGGGACGGAAGAAAATATTGATATCTATGTGGATGCAAGCGGAGAGTACGTATTGGAGGATTACCTGTCGGTATTGAGTATTTCGGACAACTGTACCGTGGTTTCGCAAGTGCAGGTCCCCGCAGAAGGTACGGTGCTCAGTGGCTATGAGACGCCCCATCCAATAACAGTAACCGCTGTAGATCAAGCAGGAAACGAATCGGTTTACGAATTTACCATTACCTTGAAAAGTAATATTATCGCTTCATTGATTGACCCTGAAATGCTGACGGTGAGTTGGGGGACAGCCCCGGAGGACTTACCATTGCCAATGCAGGTAGAAGCCGTGTTGGTTTCAGGAGTGACAGTGATGGTTGATGTGGTTTGGGATATTCAACAATACGATGAGTTGGTTCCAGGGATTTATCAGAATGCCGGTACACTGAATTTGGGAGATCACTACAGCTACGATGGTGACCATCAGCCCAACCTGACCATTATGGTCAATGAGAAATCACTTCCGGAAGATATCTTGCTAAGTGATGACGAGTTTTCAGTTGAGGATGATCCGAATGCCCCGCTTGGTATATTGACGACTGTAGATGAGGACGACGATCAGCACACCTATGCCCTCACGGGCGAATATGAGGATGAGCAGTATTTCTACATCTTGGGGGATAGGTTGTTTTGGACATCCGCAGATATGCCAGATGGCCAGCAGGAATTTACCATTACCGTAAGCAGTACGGACAGAATGGGAAATAGCATTTCCAAGACCTTTATGATCACCCGGTCAAAACCCGACTTGGATGATCTAAATATCAGCAATGTATTCAGCCCAAATGGAGATGGTATCAATGACAGTTGGGGCGTGTCCTCATTGAAATTTTATGGTGATGTAAAGTTGATGGTTTTTGAAAGAGGCGGAAAGATGGTCTTTGTGACGTATGATCCAGAAGAGCGATGGGATGGAAGGTATGAAGGAGGGGATTTGCCGGTCGGAGCCTATTATTATGTGATCGAGTTAGGAGAAGAGCGACAAAAGCGTAGGGGAGTCCTTAACCTCATTAGAAACTAA
- a CDS encoding PorP/SprF family type IX secretion system membrane protein — translation MKKLIFIFLFIAMVLNQGYGQSRKYFSYFNSLQSYYNPALVGLEGSSARSIVRNQWSGIDGAPKTVYGSVEGDFAHMGGNDSVPSIGRNAIGLSIMYDKHGAFTETELVLNYSSRIKLSEKHHLGLGIGVKYQNTELDGMRLTPEQSDDPSLSKYLGGFAEMKFLDFNFGLGLRHKQYYVGYAVQNIAAGKISSGDEFYVNRPMSHNLQAGYRGEVSENIGLVGNVLYRIQEDLPYNAEFNVKALFMDRVWLGVGHRVDYSTGLQAGFLMNRVSVGYSYEMATKKQSRMYGSTHEFMASIRLFDHYGKGIFGMW, via the coding sequence ATGAAAAAGCTCATATTTATATTTCTATTCATCGCCATGGTTCTAAACCAAGGGTATGGGCAGAGCAGAAAGTATTTTAGTTATTTTAATTCCCTCCAGAGCTATTATAATCCTGCATTGGTTGGATTGGAAGGAAGCAGTGCCAGAAGTATTGTCCGGAACCAATGGAGTGGCATTGACGGAGCACCAAAGACCGTTTATGGAAGTGTAGAAGGTGATTTTGCACATATGGGAGGGAATGATAGCGTGCCGTCCATCGGACGAAATGCCATCGGCCTTTCTATCATGTACGATAAGCATGGAGCTTTTACAGAGACTGAATTGGTGCTCAATTATTCCAGTCGAATTAAATTGTCCGAAAAGCACCATTTGGGTTTGGGGATAGGTGTCAAATACCAAAATACCGAGCTGGATGGAATGCGGTTAACTCCAGAGCAGTCCGATGATCCTTCCCTTTCCAAGTATTTGGGAGGATTTGCAGAAATGAAGTTTTTGGATTTTAATTTTGGTTTGGGCTTGCGGCATAAGCAGTATTATGTTGGGTATGCAGTACAGAACATAGCTGCGGGTAAAATTTCATCAGGGGATGAGTTTTACGTAAATCGTCCAATGAGTCATAATCTCCAAGCAGGTTATAGGGGAGAAGTGAGCGAAAATATCGGATTGGTCGGTAATGTGCTTTATCGCATTCAGGAAGATTTGCCGTATAACGCAGAATTTAACGTGAAGGCGTTGTTTATGGATCGCGTCTGGTTGGGAGTCGGACACCGGGTGGACTATTCGACAGGATTGCAGGCGGGATTTTTGATGAATCGCGTCAGTGTGGGGTACAGTTATGAGATGGCTACTAAAAAGCAGTCTAGAATGTATGGAAGCACACATGAATTTATGGCATCTATTAGGCTCTTTGACCACTATGGAAAAGGGATCTTCGGTATGTGGTAA
- a CDS encoding NAD-dependent epimerase, whose product MKFLVTGVAGFIGHGLSKKLLQEGHQVVGIDSLNDYYDVNLKLDRLKDLKIEVADLSDHQKVASTDKSCFEFVKMKLEDGEEMMALFEAEKFDVVVNLAAQAGVRYSLENPRAYVDANIVGFLNVLEACRHHPVKHLVYASSSSVYGTNKKMPFSTSDNVDHPVSLYAASKKSNELMAHTYSHLYGVPTTGLRFFTVYGPWGRPDMALFIFTKAILEGKPLKVFNYGKMKRDFTYVDDIVEGVYRTALVPPTGKETTEDDPLSKAPYRLFNIGNSKSVNLMDFIRAIEKATEKEAVLEMLPMQPGDVPATYADVSALSEVTGYKPNTLVEDGVTNFVNWYRDYYQV is encoded by the coding sequence ATGAAATTTTTAGTAACTGGAGTTGCTGGATTTATTGGCCATGGGTTATCAAAAAAACTTTTGCAGGAAGGGCACCAAGTGGTTGGTATTGATAGCCTTAATGACTACTACGATGTGAATCTCAAACTAGATAGGTTGAAGGACCTAAAAATTGAGGTGGCTGATCTCAGTGATCATCAAAAGGTAGCCTCTACCGACAAGAGTTGCTTTGAGTTTGTGAAGATGAAGCTGGAAGATGGGGAGGAGATGATGGCACTTTTTGAGGCGGAGAAGTTTGATGTTGTGGTTAATTTGGCAGCACAGGCCGGGGTGAGGTATAGTTTGGAAAATCCCAGGGCATATGTGGATGCCAATATTGTCGGTTTCTTGAATGTGTTGGAGGCTTGCAGGCATCACCCGGTAAAGCATCTGGTTTATGCATCTAGCAGTTCCGTGTATGGCACCAATAAGAAGATGCCCTTCTCGACCAGTGACAATGTGGATCACCCAGTAAGTTTATATGCCGCATCGAAAAAGTCAAATGAATTGATGGCGCATACCTATAGCCATCTTTATGGTGTTCCGACGACCGGCTTAAGGTTTTTTACAGTATATGGCCCATGGGGAAGGCCAGATATGGCCTTGTTTATTTTTACCAAAGCCATCTTAGAAGGTAAGCCATTGAAGGTCTTTAATTATGGGAAGATGAAGCGAGATTTTACTTACGTGGATGACATCGTAGAAGGGGTATATCGTACGGCTTTAGTACCTCCGACGGGAAAAGAGACGACAGAAGATGATCCGCTTTCCAAGGCTCCCTACAGGCTCTTCAATATCGGGAACTCCAAATCAGTGAATCTTATGGACTTTATCAGGGCGATCGAAAAAGCTACCGAAAAGGAAGCTGTCCTTGAGATGTTGCCCATGCAACCAGGGGATGTCCCTGCTACCTATGCGGATGTGTCGGCCCTTTCCGAAGTGACCGGGTATAAGCCCAATACCCTCGTGGAGGACGGTGTGACGAATTTTGTAAACTGGTATAGAGATTATTATCAGGTATAG
- the rfbB gene encoding dTDP-glucose 4,6-dehydratase — MQKSILITGGAGFIGSHVVKLFVANYPDYTIVNLDSLTYAGNLENLKEVEGKENYHFEKIDLLDEKGLEAVFGKYQITDVIHLAAESHVDRSISDPLAFVKTNVIGTVNLLNAAKTAWKELDGHLFYHVSTDEVYGSLDDGGFFLETTAYDPQSPYSASKASSDHFVRAYANTYGMKTVISNCSNNYGPNQFPEKLIPLCINNIKNQKSLPVYGKGENVRDWLYVEDHAAAIDVIFHQGKSGETYNIGGWNEWKNIDIVTLLCEIMDRKLGNEKGTSAQLITFVKDRAGHDLRYAIDAGKLEKELGWKPSLQFEEGIEKTVDWYLSNEVWLKSVTSGDYQNYYDKHYGE; from the coding sequence ATGCAGAAATCAATTTTAATTACCGGTGGAGCAGGCTTTATTGGAAGCCATGTCGTCAAGCTATTTGTAGCGAATTACCCGGATTATACTATTGTGAACCTCGATAGCCTGACCTATGCAGGTAATTTGGAAAACCTGAAAGAAGTAGAGGGAAAGGAAAATTACCATTTCGAGAAAATCGATTTATTGGATGAAAAAGGGCTAGAAGCGGTATTTGGTAAATATCAAATTACCGATGTAATCCATTTGGCCGCTGAGTCGCATGTGGACAGGTCTATTTCTGACCCTTTGGCTTTTGTAAAGACCAATGTCATTGGTACGGTGAACTTGCTGAATGCTGCCAAGACTGCTTGGAAGGAATTGGATGGACATTTGTTTTATCATGTTTCCACGGATGAAGTTTATGGATCACTTGATGATGGTGGTTTTTTCTTGGAGACCACTGCTTATGATCCCCAATCACCCTATTCCGCGTCCAAGGCATCATCTGACCATTTTGTCAGAGCCTATGCGAATACCTATGGCATGAAGACCGTCATCAGCAATTGTTCTAACAATTACGGTCCTAACCAGTTTCCTGAAAAATTGATCCCACTTTGTATCAATAATATCAAAAACCAAAAGTCACTACCTGTATATGGAAAAGGAGAAAATGTACGGGATTGGCTCTATGTGGAAGATCATGCAGCTGCTATTGACGTCATCTTTCACCAAGGCAAATCAGGAGAGACTTACAATATAGGAGGCTGGAATGAATGGAAAAACATTGACATCGTAACCCTCCTTTGTGAGATAATGGATAGAAAGTTGGGGAATGAAAAAGGGACATCCGCTCAGTTGATCACTTTTGTGAAAGACCGGGCTGGCCATGATTTGAGGTATGCCATTGATGCGGGGAAGCTTGAAAAAGAGCTAGGGTGGAAGCCTTCCTTACAATTTGAAGAAGGAATAGAAAAAACCGTGGATTGGTACTTGTCCAATGAAGTATGGCTGAAAAGTGTAACTTCGGGAGATTACCAGAATTATTACGATAAGCACTATGGGGAATGA